In the Anastrepha obliqua isolate idAnaObli1 chromosome 1, idAnaObli1_1.0, whole genome shotgun sequence genome, one interval contains:
- the LOC129253261 gene encoding amidophosphoribosyltransferase produces the protein MATAEIDGYRAGASTAEMQPTEAENRLSVGLALEQENMGANALDTSEPATGLTHECGVFGAIACGDWPTQIDVAHVICLGLVALQHRGQESAGIVTSGGKCSKNFNTHKGMGMISTLFNDESIKKLKGNLGIGHTRYSTSAASEVVNCQPFVVHTLHGAIAVAHNGELVNSESLRRDLLSRGVGLSTHSDSELIGQSLCLCPEGVSELEGPDWPARIRHFMQLAPLSYSLVMMFKDKIYAARDPYGNRPLCLGKIMPINIDSNAKVDEVSADGWVVSSESCGFLSIGARYVREVEPGEIVELTRNGFRTIDIVKLPDYKRIAFCIFEYVYFARGDSIFEGQMVYSVRMQCGRQLAREALINADIVSSVPESGTAAAHGYARESGLPFAEVLCKNRYVGRTFIQPSTRLRKLGVAKKFGALSENVAGKRLVLIDDSIVRGNTIGPIIKLLRDAGAAEVHIRIASPPLQYPCYMGINIPTREELIANNLNAEQLARHVGADSLEYLSVEGLVKAVEMNKKSSSPRKGAHCTACLTGEYPGGLPEELSW, from the exons ATGGCAACAGCTGAGATCGATGGGTATAGGGCTGGTGCTAGCACCGCAGAAATGCAACCAACAGAGGCGGAGAATAGATTGTCAGTGGGCTTGGCATTGGAGCAGGAGAATATGGGGGCGAATGCATTGGATACCTCAGAGCCAGCAACCGGTTTAACACACGAATGTGGTGTTTTTGGCGCCATCGCTTGTGGCGATTGGCCAACACAGATTGATGTGGCGCACGTGATTTGTTTAGGATTGGTGGCGTTACAACATCGCGGCCAAGAATCGGCTGGCATTGTGACAAGTGGAGGCAAATgctcgaaaaattttaatacacacAAGGGTATGGGTATGATCAGTACGCTGTTCAATGACGAGTCCATCAAGAAACTCAAAGGCAACCTTGGTATTGGACACACACGTTACTCTACCTCTGCCGCCTCGGAGGTGGTTAATTGTCAGCCCTTTGTTGTGCACACACTACATGGAGCCATTGCTGTAGCGCATAACGGCGAACTGGTAAACTCTGAGTCGCTTAGGCGAGACTTGCTCAGCCGCGGCGTTGGTCTGTCAACCCACAGTGATAGCGAATTAATTGGGCAATCGCTATGCTTATGTCCTGAAGGTGTCTCCGAGCTGGAGGGGCCAGACTGGCCGGCACGTATACGTCACTTTATGCAATTGGCGCCACTCTCGTACTCACTTGTGATGATGTTTAAAGATAAGATTTATGCGGCGCGCGATCCATACGGTAATCGGCCGCTCTGCCTTGGCAAAATAATGCCTATAAATATCGATTCAAATGCCAAGGTCGACGAGGTCTCCGCCGATGGTTGGGTGGTATCCAGTGAGAGTTGCGGTTTCTTGTCGATTGGAGCGCGATATGTGCGCGAAGTGGAACCGGGTGAAATAGTAGAATTGACGCGTAAcggttttcgcaccattgatATTGTAAAATTGCCAGACTACAAGCGTATAGCGTTCTGCATTTTCGAATATGTTTATTTTGCGCGCGGCGACTCAATCTTTGAGGGGCAGATGGTGTATTCGGTACGCATGCAGTGCGGTAGGCAGTTGGCACGCGAGGCGCTTATCAATGCTGATATAGTGAGTTCAGTGCCGGAGTCGGGTACAGCGGCGGCGCACGGCTATGCCAGGGAG TCTGGTTTGCCATTCGCTGAGGTACTCTGCAAGAATCGTTATGTGGGTCGCACTTTCATTCAACCATCGACGCGCCTACGCAAACTTGGTGTTGCCAAGAAGTTTGGTGCCCTCTCCGAGAATGTGGCCGGCAAGAGGCTAGTGTTAATCGACGATTCAATTGTGCGTGGCAACACCATCGGACCCATTATCAAGCTTCTACGCGATGCTGGCGCAGCAGAGGTGCACATCCGAATAGCCAGTCCACCTCTGCAGTATCCCTGCTATATGGGCATTAACATTCCAACGCGAGAGGAGCTCATTGCTAACAATTTGAATGCGGAGCAATTGGCACGACACGTAGGCGCTGACAGTTTAGAATATTTGAGCGTAGAAGGGCTAGTGAAGGCTGTGGAAATGAATAAGAAATCTTCGAGTCCGCGTAAAGGCGCTCATTGTACGGCCTGTTTGACCGGCGAATACCCCGGCGGGCTTCCGGAAGAGTTAAGCTGGTGA